A stretch of DNA from Thiomicrospira sp. XS5:
GGATGTCGGTGAAAGAAAACGTCATGTTCGGCCTCACCGAAGGCGGCATGTCGAAAAACACCGCCGAAACCGAAGCCCTGCAATGGATTGATCTGGTCGGGCTGGACAAGTTCGCCGAAGCCTACCCGCACCAACTGTCGGGCGGTATGAAGCAACGTGTCGCGATTATCCGCGCCCTGGCCAACCAGCCGAAAATCTTGCTGATGGACGAACCGTTCGCCGCGCTGGATCCACAGAACCGTTTAAAGATGCAACAGTATCTGCTGGAAATCTGGCAGAACATCGACATCACCATTTTCTTTATCACCCATGATTTGGACGAAGCTATTTATCTGGCCGACCGAATCCTGGTATTGGATGCCAACCCGGGCCGGGTGCGCGAAGTGGTCAATGTGCCATTGCCGCGTCCGAGAGCGGACGACACGCTGCTCAGCCCGGCGTTCATGGCCACCAAAGAATATTTGGAAAGCCTGGTGCATCCACCCAAGCCCGAGCTGGACTTTGAGGAAAAACTCAGCATGGTCCGCCTCGTTCCCGTTAACGCAGAAGTTCCGGATGTATTTTAAATGACTCAGAACAACAAAGGCCTTGTCCGCACCAGCGCTTCCCTACCTGCCAAAGTACTGGAAGACCTGGATCAGCTCGTGATCGACCGCGGTTTCAATAACCGCTCTGCCCTCTTGGCGGAAATGATTCAGAAGGAAGTCTCGGCGTATCGCCAAGACTACACCAACGAAGTCATGGCCGGCACTTTGACACTGGTGTACGACCACGCCGTGCCCGGTTTGCAGGTCAAGCTGAATCAGCTTAAGCATCAATACGTGGCGGAAATCATCTCCTCCACCCAGATTCAATTGATGGACCACCACACTTTGGAGGTCAACCTCATGCAAGGCGCGGCCGACCAGCTGAACCGCATCAGCCACGAAATGATTTCCAACCGGGGCGTGAAAACCGGCAACCTTTACTTGACCCATTCGGCCCTACCACCGATTCACACTTCGGTCACCGAATCGTCACAGGAGACTCAAAATGACTGACAACACTTCATCCAAAACCACCAGGCCTGGTGATTTCATCTGGCAAGAAGACTTGCCGGGTTGCGGCCATTGGTCCGGCGTCATTCGCCGTGGCACCGTTTTGCGTTTAACCGATGTCGAAGGCGGCGCCAATGTCGCCATGCTCATCAACAACCTGGAAGTCAAAAACGAACGCTACAACATGCCGGACACATTGAAAGCGCAAAAAACCGCTTTCCTGACCCGTCCGAACATGTGTTTCAGCGACATGGGGCGCGTCATGTGTTCCATTATCGAAGACACCTGCGGCTGGCACGATACCATCGGCGGCTTGTCGCACGCGGCGTTGGTGCACAAGAAATACGGCGATAAATCCTATCAGGAAGCCCACAATGACTACTACAAAAACGGCTACGACAGTCTGCTGAACGAACTCGGCAAATGGGGCCTGAACGCCAGCGACATCATGCCGAACATCAACTGGTTCAGCAAAGTGCGCGTCGAAGACGACGGCCAAATGACCTTTGTCCCGAACAACGCCAAAGCGGGCGACTACGTCGATTTGCGCTTTGAAATGGACAGCATCGTCTCCTTGTCCACCGCACAACATCCGTTGGACCCGAATCCGGAATACGCTCCGAAACCGATTCAACTGACCGTGTTCAAAGCGCAACCGGTCGCACAGGACGACGCCAGTCGCCTCCACCGTGCCGAAAACGAACGCGCTTACTACAACACCAAAATTTACTATGGAGAAAACCCAAATGACGACATCTAACGTTGATGAAAGCCGTATTGTCTATCGCGAAGTGGTCGAAGCGGGTAAACCATGGATGCACGAAGTCAAAGCCGGGCAACATTTCCGCATTGTCGACCTGGAAGGTAACCAGGCGGTCGATACCCTGTTCTACAACGCCCACGACCACAGCGAGCGCTATTCGGCGGCGGACACCATCCGCGAACAAGGCAACATCTATTTGACCACCGGTTCGGTGCTGCAATCCAACTTGGTCAACCCGATGCTGACCATCACCGACGACACCTGTGGTCGCCACGACACCATCGGAGGGGCCTGTTCGGCGGAGAGCAATACCGTGCGTTATGCCATCGAAAAACGCCACATGCACTCGTGCCGTGATTCCTTCCTGATGGCGTTAGGGGAATGCGAATGCAACCACGGTCAGCAAATGACCAAGGATGACCTCGCCAGCAACATCAATTTCTTTATGAACGTGCCCGTTTCACCAGACGGCCACCTCGATTTCGACGACGGCATCTCCGCACCGGGGCGCTATGTGGAAATGAAGGCTCATATGGATGTGCTGGTCTTGGTGTCCAATTGCCCGCAATTGAACAACCCTTGTAACGGCTACAACCCGACACCGGTTGAAATGATTATCTGGGAATAACGTAACACGTTTCCCAACACTCTTCAGAACGCGCTGAAAAGGAAAACACATGTTTAAGAAAGTTCTCATCGCCAACCGTGGCGCCATCGCCACCCGGATTATCCGCACACTTCGCACCATGGGCATCCAATCGGTGGTGCTGGCGTCCGACGCCGACCGTACATCCCTGCACGTGCTGGAAGCCGACGAAGTCATTTCCCTGCCGGGCAATGTCGCCACCGAAACCTATCTGAACGTGCCGCTGATTCTGGAGCACGCCCAGGAATTGGGCGTTGAAGCAATCCATCCGGGCTACGGCTTTTTGAGTGAGAACGCCGGTTTCGCCGAAACCTGTGAAAGCATGGGCATCCGATTCATCGGCCCCACGCCCGAACACATCCGCGATTTCGGTTTAAAACACACCGCACGCGAACTGGCCATTAAAGCCGAAGTGCCATTATTGCCCGGCTCCGATCTGTTGGAATCGCTCGAAACGGCGTTAGAAGAAGCCGAGCGCATCGGTTACCCGGTCATGTTGAAAAGCACCGCCGGTGGTGGTGGCATCGGCATGCAACGTTGCGACGATGCCGAGGCGCTTTCCGAAGCCTTTGAACAGGTTGCGCGTTTGAGCCAAAACGCCTTCGGCCAAAGCGGCATTTTTCTGGAAAAATTCGTCGTTAATGCCCGTCACATCGAAATCCAGATTTTCGGTGACGGTCTGGGCCAAGTCGTTTCCTTCGGAGAGCGCGACTGCTCCTTGCAGCGCCGTAACCAAAAGGTCGTTGAAGAAACCCCGGCCGTGGGCATTTCCCGCGAACAGGTCGCGGAAATGGAAGCCCACGCCGTGCGCCTCGGCGAGCTGGTCAGCTACCGCTCCGCCGGCACCGTGGAATACGTTTATGACGCCGACACCGAACAATACTATTTCCTTGAAGTGAACACGCGTTTGCAGGTCGAACATGGCATCACCGAAGCGGTGCGCGACGTCGATTTGGTGGAATGGATGATTCAAGTCGCCTTTGACCAAACCTTCCCAGGCCTGGTCAAACCGGCGCAAGGCCACGCCATTGAAGTCCGTGTTTACGCCGAAGACCCGTTCAAGAACTTCCAACCGAGCTCTGGCCGTCTCACCGGCTGGAAAATGCCGAGCGACTGCCGGGTGGACACCTGGTGCAGCAGCGGCCAGGAAGTCAGCTCCTTCTACGACCCGATGCTGGCAAAAATCATCGTCAAAGGCCAAAACCGTGACGACGCCGTGGCCAAACTGCAAACGGCCATGGACGAAACCCGCATCGACGGTTTCGAAACCAATGCCACTTATTTGAAAACCCTCAGCCATGCCGAGGCGTTCATCAAAGCTGAAAACCTGTATACGCGCTTTTTGAACGGTTTTACCCATCAGCCCGATACGGTCGAAATCACCAACGCTGGCACCCATTCCATGCTCATCAGTTATCCGGGGCGGACCGGTTATTGGGACATCGGCGTACCGCCTTCCGGGCCAATGGACGCCTTGTCACACCGTTTAGCCAATCGCTGTCTCGGCAATGCCGATGACGCTGCGACCATCGAAATGACCGTGTCCGGCGTCAGCATGACCTTCGACCGCGATGCTGTCATCTGCATTACCGGGGCCGATGTGAAGCCGACACTGGACAAGCAACCGATTCCACAATGGCAAGCCGTGGAAGTGAAAGCCGGTCAACAACTGAAATCCAAAGTCATCAAGGCGCTGGGACAGCGTGCGTATCTCGCCATCCAAGGCGGCTTCAGCGTACCCGATTACATGGGCAGTAAAACCACATTCTCACTGGGCGGCTTCGGCGGCCATGCCGGGCGGTTACTGCGCGCCGGCGACGTCTTGCACATTCCGGCGGACACCGCCGGCATCAGCGCCACCCAGCCGATTCCGGCCGAACTGATTCCCAACCTGGAAAACGAGGTGGAAATCGCGGTGATTTACGGCCCGCAAGGCTCACCGGATTTCTTCACCGAAGGCGACATCGATACCTTCTTTTCCACCGCTTGGGAAGTCCACTATAACTCCAGCCGAACCGGCATCCGCCTGATCGGTCCGAAACCGACCTGGGCACGAACGGACGGCGGCGAAGCCGGTCTGCATCCGTCCAACATCCACGACAACGCTTACGCCATCGGTGCCATCGACTTCACCGGCGACATGCCGGTCATCCTGGCGCAGGATGGCCCGAGCCTGGGCGGCTTTGTCTGCCCCGCCACCATCATCGAGGCCGAGCAATGGAAAATGGGGCAATTGCGCCCTGGGGACACCGTGCGCTTCAAGCCGGTGTCCATCGACACCGCCGAAGCCGCACTCAAAGCGCAGGACGCCGCCATCAACGCCTTGGAGGCCACGACCGTTTCCGACCTGACCTATCTGTCGGAACCGACCGAACAATCCTGCCTGGCGAAAGAACTGCCGGCCGGCGAACACGAGTTCGGCGTCAAATACCGTCGTTCCGGCGACAGCCATATACTCATCGAATACGGCGCCATGGAACTGGACTTAGCACTGCGCTTTCGCATTCAGGTATTGACCGACAAATTGAAAGAACTCAAAAATGACCAGGCCTGGGCGTTTTTGAAGGATTTAACCCCCGGCATCCGCTCCTTGCAGGTGCACTACAATCCACGCCAGATTTCCCAAAACGACCTGATTCAAAAGCTGGTCGATTTGGAAGCGGAGATTTCATCCGCCAAAGACCTCACGGTAAAAAGCCGAATCGTCAAACTGCCATTGTCGTGGGACGACCCGAGCACCCGTTTGGCCATCGAAAAATACATGAATTCGGTGCGCCCGGATGCACCTTGGTGTCCGAGCAATATCGAGTTCATCCGCCGCATCAACGGCCTGGATTCAATTGAAGACGTCAAACGCATCGTTTTCGAAGCCAAATACCTGGTCATGGGACTGGGCGACGTTTACCTCGGTGCGCCCGTTTCCACGCCATTAGACCCGCGCCACCGCCTGGTCACCACCAAATACAACCCGGCCAGAACCTGGACGCCGGAAAATGCCGTGGGCATCGGCGGCGCTTATATGTGTGTTTACGGCATGGAAGGCCCGGGCGGTTATCAGTTTGTGGGGCGCACCATCCAAATGTGGAACGCCTATCGCAACACCCAATATTTCCCGCCGGGCAAACCTTGGTTGCTGGATTTCTTCGACCAGATTCAGTTCTATCCGGTCAGTGAAGACGAGTTGAAACAAGCTCGCCACGACTTCCCGTTGGGCCGTTTCGACATCAACATTGAAGAAACCACCTTGTCTCTGGCCGATTATCAGGCGTTCCTGGCCGAAGAAGCCGACAGCATCGCCGAATTCCAGACCAAGCAGAAAGCCGCTTTCGAAGCCGAACGCCAACGTTGGGAAGCCAACGGCCAAGCCAACTACGAAGACACGTCATCCCAAGAGGAAATTCAAAACGAACCCATGGCCGAAATCCCGGAAGGTTTTGAAGCGGCTCTGTCGCCGATTACCGGCAGCGTCTGGAAAATCCAGGTCAAACCGGGCGATGCGGTGGCCGAAGGCGATATCATCGCCATTCTGGAAACCATGAAAATCGAAATTCCGATTGAAGCGGAATACGACGGCACTGTCACCGAAATTCTCATAAACGAAGGGGATTTGATTCAAAACGGCCAAGCCTTGTTGGTCATGGAGGTATCGGAATGATCGATTGTCGCATCGCGTCTTTACGCCAAGCCTATGGCGAAGGCCAACTCACGCCGCGTCAAGTGGTCGAGAGCTTGCGTCAACAGGCGGGCCATTACACGGATTACAACCTTTTCATCCATGTGTTGACGGATGAAGAACTGGCGCCTTATCTGAACCGATTGGAGCAATCGGAGCCCAACAGCCTGCCGCTGTGGGGCATTCCGTTTATGATCAAAGACAACATCGATTTGGCGGGCATTCCCACCACGGCGGCCTGTGAAGAATTCGCCTACGTGCCGGAGCACTCCGCCACGGTGGTGCAACTGTTGATTGACGCCGGTGCCATTCCGCTTGCCAAGACCAATATGGACCAGTTTGCCACCGGCTTGGTCGGCACCCGTTCGCCTTACGGCGTGTGCCACAATGCGTTTGATTTCAACATGATCTCCGGCGGGTCCAGCTCCGGTTCGGCCGCCTCGCTGGCGTTGAATTTATGCAGTTTCTCGCTGGGCACGGACACCGCCGGTTCCGGTCGAGTGCCCGCCGCGTTCAACAACCTGATTGGCCTGAAACCGTCCAAAGGCCTTTTGAGTACATCCGGCGTGGTGCCTGCGGTTCGCTCGCAGGACGTGGTGAGCATTTTTGCCTTGAATGCGCAGGACGCTTACGAGGTGTTTGACGTCGCCGCCCAGCCGGATGACGCCGACGAATTCAGCCGAGACGAAATGGCCCTGACACCTCCAGCCTGGGCAGCCAAACCCGTCATCGGCATTCCCGACGCCGCCGGTTTGATTTTTTATGACGACCGCGAAGCCCAAGCCAACTTTGAGGCGTCGGTCACACAACTGAAAAGCCAAGGTTTTGACATTAAGGAAATCGATTTCACCTTGTGGCTGGAAACCGCCAAACTCTTATACGGTGGCGCTTGGGTGGCGGAGCGCTACGCCGCCATTGAAGCCTTTTTCGAAGCCCATGAAACCCAACTCGACCCGACGGTGGGCGGCATTATCGCCGGTGCCCGCAACTTGAGTGCGGCCGACGCTTACAAAGGCAGCTATGCCCTGCAGCAGGCGCAGCGCGATACCCGCGCCGTGTGGCAGGACATCGATTGTTTCATGACGCCGACCACGCCGACCATTTTCAGCACCGAGCAAATCGAACAAGATCCGGTGGGACTGAATTCGGTGCTCGGCACCTACACCAATTTCATGAATTTATTGGATTACACGGCCGTCGCCATGCCGACCGGCTTGCGAAACGATGGCTTACCAACCGGTGTGACCTTTTTCGCCCCCGCCGGCAGTGATCGCGCCCTGTTGAAACTGACCGACGCGTTACACAGCCAGTTCAACGAAACGGCGGGCGCCAAAGCACTGCCGATTCCAGCTCCAAAAGCCGAATTGTTCGACACGCCACACACCATTTCATTGGCGGTGGTCGGTGCACATTTAGTCGGGTTTCCATTGAACGGACAATTAATCGAACGCGGTGCAACCTTGTTGCACACCACGAAAACCGCGCCGAAATACCGTTTTTACCAACTCGCCGGCGGCCCGATTCTGAAGCCAGGCCTAGTGAAAACCGATACTGACGGCGCCAGCATTGAAGTGGAAGTCTGGTCCATGCCCAAACAACATCTCGGCACTTTTTTGGCGTTGATTCCTTCCCCGCTGGGGCTGGGCAAAGTGGAATTGATTGACGGTTCACAAGTGGTCGGCTTTATCTGCGAACCTTACGGCATTGAAGGCGCCACCGACATCACCCATACCGGCGGTTGGCGCAATTGGATGAAAGAACGCGAAGCGAAAGGCTTGTAAAAGCCGCCGTTCAGCTCGACGGCACAGCCAGAAAACAGCGACTGGAATAATCGAGGAACACTTCGATTTTTTCAAGCGCCATTGGCGTCAAGGTGATGAGCCGGATACGGCGATCCGCCTCGCAAGGTGTTTCCGCCAGAAACCCCTGCTCAATGGCTTTTTGCACGTATTTCACCGCCGTCCGACGGCTGATGTTCGGCATGAGTTCATACAACTCGGTCTTGGTTTTCGGCGCTTCGTGACGGTGAATCCACAGCTGGCTCAAAAGATCGCAGTAGTTCAAATCGCGCATATCGGTATCGGCAAAGGTTTCCGCCCAGAAGATATCGATATTGAAGATGGCTTCCGCCGCCCTGATGCGATGTTGTTCCGTCTTGTCGTGTGTGGTCATTCCACGTCCTTTCGTCTATCGGGCAACGGCCGAAACTGATTGATTGCTTGAAACATCCAAACCGGAGACAGTTCCATGAAACTGACATTATTCAAAACCCTTTGGGGCCATGACGGCACCTATCAAGAAGCGGCCGACATGGCGTTGGCCGCCGATTTCAACGGTCTGGAAGCCCCCGCACCGGATAATCATAACCAGCTGGCGCAATTGGGGCAAGTGCTCGCCGACAACCGGCTGGATTACATTGCCGAAATTTGCACCGCCGGAAGCTACGTGCCGAACCGCCGAGCGACGCCGGACGAACACCTGACGTCCTTGGAACAAAAATTACAGCTCAGCCGCGAATTGTCGCCACAGTTTTGCAACGTGATCGGCGGCTGCGATGCCTGGCCGCTCGACACCCAAATCGATTTTTTCCAGCGCGCACAGGCATTGGCCGAAAAACACGATCTGCTCTGCAGTTTTGAAACCCATCGAAGCCGCTCCTTTTTCACCCCCTGGGTCACACGCGACGTGTTACGTGCCTTACCGGAGCTGAAAATCACCTGCGACTTCAGCCATTGGGCAGTGGTCTGCGAACGACTCATGGACAGCGAATGGGACGTCATTGAGGAAATCGCAC
This window harbors:
- a CDS encoding ABC transporter ATP-binding protein; this translates as MKQAQHPLDTWQTPEIQDRNQRILKRPKALEIQNLEMSFEHKGKTNKVLGGIDFTAFKREFVCVVGPSGCGKSTLARLIAGLETKDSGDILVENKQVVEPGPDRGMVFQSYSLFPWMSVKENVMFGLTEGGMSKNTAETEALQWIDLVGLDKFAEAYPHQLSGGMKQRVAIIRALANQPKILLMDEPFAALDPQNRLKMQQYLLEIWQNIDITIFFITHDLDEAIYLADRILVLDANPGRVREVVNVPLPRPRADDTLLSPAFMATKEYLESLVHPPKPELDFEEKLSMVRLVPVNAEVPDVF
- a CDS encoding CopG family ribbon-helix-helix protein; the encoded protein is MTQNNKGLVRTSASLPAKVLEDLDQLVIDRGFNNRSALLAEMIQKEVSAYRQDYTNEVMAGTLTLVYDHAVPGLQVKLNQLKHQYVAEIISSTQIQLMDHHTLEVNLMQGAADQLNRISHEMISNRGVKTGNLYLTHSALPPIHTSVTESSQETQND
- a CDS encoding urea amidolyase associated protein UAAP1 yields the protein MTDNTSSKTTRPGDFIWQEDLPGCGHWSGVIRRGTVLRLTDVEGGANVAMLINNLEVKNERYNMPDTLKAQKTAFLTRPNMCFSDMGRVMCSIIEDTCGWHDTIGGLSHAALVHKKYGDKSYQEAHNDYYKNGYDSLLNELGKWGLNASDIMPNINWFSKVRVEDDGQMTFVPNNAKAGDYVDLRFEMDSIVSLSTAQHPLDPNPEYAPKPIQLTVFKAQPVAQDDASRLHRAENERAYYNTKIYYGENPNDDI
- a CDS encoding urea amidolyase associated protein UAAP2, with amino-acid sequence MTTSNVDESRIVYREVVEAGKPWMHEVKAGQHFRIVDLEGNQAVDTLFYNAHDHSERYSAADTIREQGNIYLTTGSVLQSNLVNPMLTITDDTCGRHDTIGGACSAESNTVRYAIEKRHMHSCRDSFLMALGECECNHGQQMTKDDLASNINFFMNVPVSPDGHLDFDDGISAPGRYVEMKAHMDVLVLVSNCPQLNNPCNGYNPTPVEMIIWE
- the uca gene encoding urea carboxylase, with protein sequence MFKKVLIANRGAIATRIIRTLRTMGIQSVVLASDADRTSLHVLEADEVISLPGNVATETYLNVPLILEHAQELGVEAIHPGYGFLSENAGFAETCESMGIRFIGPTPEHIRDFGLKHTARELAIKAEVPLLPGSDLLESLETALEEAERIGYPVMLKSTAGGGGIGMQRCDDAEALSEAFEQVARLSQNAFGQSGIFLEKFVVNARHIEIQIFGDGLGQVVSFGERDCSLQRRNQKVVEETPAVGISREQVAEMEAHAVRLGELVSYRSAGTVEYVYDADTEQYYFLEVNTRLQVEHGITEAVRDVDLVEWMIQVAFDQTFPGLVKPAQGHAIEVRVYAEDPFKNFQPSSGRLTGWKMPSDCRVDTWCSSGQEVSSFYDPMLAKIIVKGQNRDDAVAKLQTAMDETRIDGFETNATYLKTLSHAEAFIKAENLYTRFLNGFTHQPDTVEITNAGTHSMLISYPGRTGYWDIGVPPSGPMDALSHRLANRCLGNADDAATIEMTVSGVSMTFDRDAVICITGADVKPTLDKQPIPQWQAVEVKAGQQLKSKVIKALGQRAYLAIQGGFSVPDYMGSKTTFSLGGFGGHAGRLLRAGDVLHIPADTAGISATQPIPAELIPNLENEVEIAVIYGPQGSPDFFTEGDIDTFFSTAWEVHYNSSRTGIRLIGPKPTWARTDGGEAGLHPSNIHDNAYAIGAIDFTGDMPVILAQDGPSLGGFVCPATIIEAEQWKMGQLRPGDTVRFKPVSIDTAEAALKAQDAAINALEATTVSDLTYLSEPTEQSCLAKELPAGEHEFGVKYRRSGDSHILIEYGAMELDLALRFRIQVLTDKLKELKNDQAWAFLKDLTPGIRSLQVHYNPRQISQNDLIQKLVDLEAEISSAKDLTVKSRIVKLPLSWDDPSTRLAIEKYMNSVRPDAPWCPSNIEFIRRINGLDSIEDVKRIVFEAKYLVMGLGDVYLGAPVSTPLDPRHRLVTTKYNPARTWTPENAVGIGGAYMCVYGMEGPGGYQFVGRTIQMWNAYRNTQYFPPGKPWLLDFFDQIQFYPVSEDELKQARHDFPLGRFDINIEETTLSLADYQAFLAEEADSIAEFQTKQKAAFEAERQRWEANGQANYEDTSSQEEIQNEPMAEIPEGFEAALSPITGSVWKIQVKPGDAVAEGDIIAILETMKIEIPIEAEYDGTVTEILINEGDLIQNGQALLVMEVSE
- the atzF gene encoding allophanate hydrolase, whose protein sequence is MIDCRIASLRQAYGEGQLTPRQVVESLRQQAGHYTDYNLFIHVLTDEELAPYLNRLEQSEPNSLPLWGIPFMIKDNIDLAGIPTTAACEEFAYVPEHSATVVQLLIDAGAIPLAKTNMDQFATGLVGTRSPYGVCHNAFDFNMISGGSSSGSAASLALNLCSFSLGTDTAGSGRVPAAFNNLIGLKPSKGLLSTSGVVPAVRSQDVVSIFALNAQDAYEVFDVAAQPDDADEFSRDEMALTPPAWAAKPVIGIPDAAGLIFYDDREAQANFEASVTQLKSQGFDIKEIDFTLWLETAKLLYGGAWVAERYAAIEAFFEAHETQLDPTVGGIIAGARNLSAADAYKGSYALQQAQRDTRAVWQDIDCFMTPTTPTIFSTEQIEQDPVGLNSVLGTYTNFMNLLDYTAVAMPTGLRNDGLPTGVTFFAPAGSDRALLKLTDALHSQFNETAGAKALPIPAPKAELFDTPHTISLAVVGAHLVGFPLNGQLIERGATLLHTTKTAPKYRFYQLAGGPILKPGLVKTDTDGASIEVEVWSMPKQHLGTFLALIPSPLGLGKVELIDGSQVVGFICEPYGIEGATDITHTGGWRNWMKEREAKGL
- a CDS encoding sugar phosphate isomerase/epimerase, which gives rise to MKLTLFKTLWGHDGTYQEAADMALAADFNGLEAPAPDNHNQLAQLGQVLADNRLDYIAEICTAGSYVPNRRATPDEHLTSLEQKLQLSRELSPQFCNVIGGCDAWPLDTQIDFFQRAQALAEKHDLLCSFETHRSRSFFTPWVTRDVLRALPELKITCDFSHWAVVCERLMDSEWDVIEEIAPRAHHIHGRVGYDQGPQVPHPAAPEYADALASHERAWETLWQAQQAQGYEISTLTPEFGPDGYLHTLPFTDMPVGDLWEINQWMGQRQTTHFADWSRTA